The DNA window TTCCTGGAAGATTGAGCTCAGATTTTTTGAATTCTCTCTAAAGtgctaaagtgtgtgtgtgtgtgtgtgtgtgtgtgtgtgtgtgtgttagtgtgtgtttCAGCAACAAGGATAGCTTCAACCTCTGAGAGtcaacttgagttttgttcatttcCAGACTATTACAAATTGCACAGCTAcaaacattgttgagcaagtatCTCCAATGTAGAATGCGCGGTCCTTTTGGAATATGCCAAGGAATGATATAATTGGATCATATGGTATAGTTATTTTTAGAGATTGTTGTAGCTGCAATCCGAGTGCTGAGAATTGATTCCAGGTCTTCCAGAAAAACCATGAGAGCTCTTAACTACCAAAGCATCTTGCCACCCTGACCATATTGCATCTCACCAGCCTgaccatactgtttttattactaaggCTCTGTAATAGATCTTAAAGTTTGGAATGGTCATCCCTCCATTTTGCTCAGAATTATTTTGGCTATCAAGGATATTTTAtggtttcatataaattttataaggTTTTTCCTTAAGACTCTGAAGAATAAGATACAAATTTTGATTAAGTGGCTTTTGggagaatatatattttcaatgcCATATAGAAAGATGATTTCTCTACATCTACTGCTTTcttcaaatgttatttttaacatGACTAGTAATTATTTTGGTTGTTGCTATCCACTCTGATAGTAGCTGTTAAATCCTTGGTTCTAGTTTTAGCCCTGACTTCTTTTATATCTCCTACTACTCAATCTTCCACAAGTTTTTGTATCTCTTCCAccattttattgttgctgttctttCTGTTTGCCTTGTGCAACTTTGATTCACCTTTTCAAGAATCTATTTGATAGTATTGACCTTCTAAAATGTCTTTACTAATTCTTCACCTTTATGTGTGTCATAACAGTATCCCCTCCTTTCATTGTTTTTGTATCTTCGGTTAGTTCAATATTTTCAATTTCTCCAAAGGTTCCAAAATATTCTTTGATGGAGGGATTACCATTCCAACATTTAAGATCTGTTACAGAGCCATAGTATTAAAAGCAATATGGTCAGGGTGGCAAGATGCTTTGGTAGTTAAGAGCTCTCATGGTTTTTCTGGAAGACCTGGGATCAGTATCTGGACTCAATTTAGATAATTTTTAGGGAGTTCTTTCCTTTTAAGAACTTTAGTTTGGGGAGGCTTTCATCCGTTTTCCATCCCTCTGTTCTTTATAATTCCAATACCTTGTCCATACCGGCAGCATATTTGAAAAGTACAAATTCAAATCCTCTTAATCTTTCAGTGACTGGATCTGTGTAATTTTGCAATCTACAACTCACCCAAAATGAAACAAGTATTCTGTTAGAACTTTCTAGTTTTTATCTCAGTTCAAGCCTCCAATAAACATTTACCATCCTCCTAATAGTTCTTGTTTGTCTTTACCAAGGATTCCTCTACAACTTCTTCCATTTTGCTGTACTTGTTGAAGTCCTCCATGTTAGTACAGCTTTCAGCATGTGGATGCTGGACCTCAGTCCAGGCCCCAGTATTAGTGGTGATGGCAGCTTTGTATGGAGCTttatttaaaacaacagcaaaagagctagttctagctTTCATTACAatcagtctgtgtctttttataaataaataaaatccattttcatTTAATGTTATTATTGAATTGGAATTGctatttcttatgtttttgttGGGAGTTCTTCTATTTGGTTGAGTTATTGATTGTTATTTTTCTCCTCCCTGTTAGTTTTGAGGGTTTTCTGGGTTTTATATTGTTGGGCATGATTGATTTTCACTCTTCCTTGTTCATCTACTCAGCCTAAGAGCTCTGCTGTGCCAATCATGGATTTCCTCTCCTGACTGGGATATAAAACCAGAGTGCAAGATGTTCATAGACGGATCTCCCGCCTCTGCCTAAGTTATGTTTGATTGTTATTAATTTTGTAAGTCTCAAATGATTAGATAAGGGGTCTTAGATGAGTTCCCTGAGCCTCACATTGGGTACCCCAATGATACTGGCTAGACTAGACTAGTCGGTTTGTCTGCtcccttgattaaaaaaaataaaatatatcctcaaaggagaaacaatgAAACTTATATCTTGGGAGCTAGCAATGATAATCTAAATGAATTTATGTTCTAGTAATTGGAGCAAATTCATTCCTGATACTTTATATCTAGCTATTTATATTGGAAATTACCTAGAAGAGACCCTACTTCTCCTATTTCCCCTAGCCAGTATAATTTCTAACCAAATATTTGTCCTCCTACTCTTCATCAAAATATAGCTTTcatccaaaataaaagaaacctctTTTTCCAGCATATTATGACTATTCAAGAAAGTCTTAAGATGTCAGACATCACTATTCTTCAATtctaacactcaggagactgggaCTTGccaatctccatgagttcaaggccaacatgatCTACACAGGCAGCATCAATCTCCCCCAATCCCTAAAAATCACAGctggaaaatacagagaacaattGACTGTTTGTTGCTCATCCTCAGTTGATAAACCTAAAAAAGAACCCCTGCATCTAGGGATCAGTGATCATCAAGGAAAAGTGGGAGGGAGGATTGCAAGAGTCAGAGGATCAGGATGTTGGTTGGGagagtgtgttttctttgattaacTAGAAAATTGAATCCATAGAATTTCAACAGCAAAATTGCATGAAGACCTTAAGAATGACAATATAAGTCATTCTTGATAGGGGAAATCTCACAATATTCTACAcctagataaagaactacagacaactaatgATTACTGAGATAAGGAGAAGCAGTCTTTCTCAGGAGTTAGCCCCCAAACCTAAAAATGGTAGGAGGCACAGCTGGTGGAAGAGCAAGAAAAGTGAGGGACAATTATGGAAATATAGTactcatatgaaattctcaataacaaaaaaattgctTTAATTTCTGGTATCATTGTCCACAAGCAGAGAACTGTGACTTAATGTTGTATCTTTGAACTGAGAAACCATTCTTTGAAAATGACAAGTTCAgctgaaatgaaataaacacagcagaagagaacagaagagaataTGTGCTCTAGGGTAGTGATAGATGCTGAACAATGTGTTCAACTGATTGTTTTTATAATcagttttcatattttagagGGGTTTTGTGAATATTGAAACAGCATAGCAAATCTCACCAAAATACTAATTTATTTCCAGAATAGCTTCAAGAAACAGCAATATTAAAGTACAAagttaattgctttttttttctcatggtttattttttttttatatttaaaaatttccatctccttccctcctcctccacctttcctcctctccttctcccccttccctccccttccctctacccatacctcccctccctccctctccaggccaaggagccatcagggttccccactctatgctaagtccaaggtcctcccaactccccccaggtccaggaaggtgatcaaccaagctgagaaggctcccacagagcccgtccatgcagaagaatcagagttgCATTGATTCTACTGTGGATAattcagtgacttttttttactttgttttccaaaatagtgtgtcttatttctttttttctaacatttctaTCTGTTTTTATCAGTTGTTAGATAATTCTTAAACACAGGCCTTTTGACACTAtcagttttttatatttattgcctAGAATGATGACACTTGCCTGTGTGTCCTCTTCAGCTATACAGAGTTTTTCCTtatattaaatactttaaaaattgatCCTTAGTTCAGTTATAGGCTGGTTTAGTAGACATCAAATTCCTGTCCCCAGGTGAAATACTTGACACATTAGCACACACAATAACTAAGGGGGAACAGGGTGGTATAGAAAAAGAATTGTTTTGGGATtgttcaattattattttttgctatcaatttatttttgtaaaaaaaaattacaggaaacACTCCATTAACTAAACTGttacaaagaaattaaataaaataagagagtaaaaaggttttttttttaatataagaagattattttatttttgttgtacaTATTTGCTTTAAGTCAGTGAATTTCTGAGCCAGGTTCAGGTAGCTGAAGGGCCTTTATGAGGAGATTATATTGTTTGCACCCAAGGTATGCGGCAAACACAGTCTGAAGTACAATGGGAAATACCATCTTTCTACAGACAGGCTTAGAAACTGTAATCCAGTAATTTAAGAAGTTTCCTTTCTGTGGCAGAGGGCTTGATTCATACCTGGCAGCAAGGCCTCCATTCACAGGAATAGCCAAAAGGACAGGGTATACACCACCCATACCAAAACCGACCAGTGCGCCCCGGGTCATGGCACAGGCCTCACAGGTCAAGTCACCTTCATTCAAAGGTAAACTTACACAACCTGTGAAAGTCAGGCTCGCCGTCATAAATGGCATCAAGGCCATTGGTAAGCTAGAAGCTAGCCGAGCTTGTGTCACATGCAGGATGCGCCGGAAAAGACTGTTTGCTATTAGGCCACTGAAAGCAGCATTAAGTCCAACATATATGGATCCATGTTGAAGCAGAAACCTTTCTGATTCCGGAAgttgtttaatttttctgaatatgatattaaatattaagtCGTCTTTGATAGTACTTTGTTTATGCTCTTCCATCTTGGATGCTCTGCCGGATGAGCGGCACCTTATGCCCTCCTTCCAGCCGCCGGTGCTTTCCTAGGGTCTCCAGCGCCTGGGTTCACCACAACCTTCCCTCGGGTCGCCTGGGCGCCATCTTTTCGAGAGTAAAGAGTTTTAATTGGTTTCTAGGgaaagatctttttttaaaaagaaaactgtcaaatgaaaattgccacactgacaaaTTTTATTATAGTACATGCATGGCTGTGTCAATCATGTGTAATGGagaataatattatatatgtgctaAAAATGTGATGGGTAGCACTTTATATTTTTGGAAAGTTGGGTCAAAAAGAAATGTGTTGTCCTAAAGAACATGCTAAAATAAGTATTCTATTTGGAATGttgtatttataaacaatcattggGTTCCATTAGAAGAGTATATTTCAAATACtccaaatgattttaaaacacacattttcaaTTGTAGCTAATTTTTACTCTAGGCAAGGAAGGCACACCCTTAAGTTTTTGATATATAGTAAGCAAAGCTTATATTGAAATCTGGTCAAATGACATAAGAGACTCATTGGTACCTTTTGCTTAAAGGACAACCcttgagaaagagagatggtTAAGAAACAACAGCAGATTAGAGTCAAATTGACTTGAGCTCATCGTCTGTAGAATCTATAGCTTCCCCTAAaatttttcttccattattttctttcattattttctttcttccttctttccttccacctaaCCATCCTTTCCtcatcttgtcttttttactcTCCTtcattccccttctttctccctccatttattcttttctctgttaTATTTTACCTTTCTAACAATTACCAGAGGGTACAATgaatgagaggaggaagggattCTAGTGTCCATCAGCATGATAGGATGAATATAATCATATTCTATAAATCAAAAGTGGAACAAACAACGAAATTTTACTTAACAGTAAGTAATGATGTAAACAAGGCACCAAGAGGtaagagagcacacacacacatcaggtcACCACACTCTTTAGGCACTTGTTACTGGgacaaaaccccaggcccctTACCcaactgcctcagcttctctaacCACCAACAGGCATGCTTTCTGAAGATAGGCTTCTTAAGCTACAAgttccactctgcccccaaatccTGCTATTCTTCCCcctgacctcagaggaactctgaagtcCAGGTGGCAACTACACAGAGCAGAACAAGAGCGTTGACCAAAAGAGCAGGCCAAGATAAACCTCAGTGACTCTCTGAAACACAGACAACAAGaatacagagcagaccaagaataGATAACAAAGACACAGTCAGCAAATGCAAGGATtgaaccaagaggcaaagacattgCAGGCACCAATTGAAAGGAGATATGAGTgtcaccaatgcaagaattcatacaacagcctaaaaagcaacatggtaacatcaGAACTCAGTGGccatacagcaggaagacttgaacatcctaactcagaaaaagtagaagaaattgattttaaaggtaactttaagaggatgatggaagcatttaaagagaaaatgaaaaaaatccttaaagaaactgaagaaaagaaaacaaaaattggaaaaaagtaaacaaattactTAAAGAAACccaataaaaccaagaaaaatacatcaaacacacaaagcaaacagttcacgacttgaaaactgaaatagaggcaataaagaaaagacaaactgagaggaatctggaaatggaaaatctgggcaaatgaacaaaaactacagatgcaagcataaccaatagaatacaagtgATGGAAGAAAGACTCTCAACCATTGAAATATAATGGAGGAAATAGtatcaaagaaaaattactaaatccaacaaattttaacacaaaacatccaggaaatctgggattaccatgaaaagaccaaactaaGATTATagggatagaaaaaggagaactctaggccaaaggcacagaaaatatattcataaaatcataaaagaaaactttcccaacctaaagaaggatatccctatgacaCTACAAAAgcttgcagaacaccaaatagactggaccaaaataAATTACccttaccatataataatcaaaacacaaaacaaacagaatgaagaaaatattcagaaatgcaaaagaaaaggccaagtaacatataaagttagacctatcagaattacatctgacttctcaatggaaagcaTGAAAGCAAGAAAGTTCTCGACAGATGTGCTGCATACACTTAGAGACCATTGTTGCAAGGCCAGAATACTATACCTAACagagctttcaatcaccattggtggaacaaacaagatattctatgacataccagatttaaacaataattaTTCACAAACCTAGCCccacagaaagttctagaaggaaaaccccaacccaaggaagctaacagcacccacataaacacaAGCAACAGATAACCTTCCACCAGGAAccaccaaagaagggaaacacacaaatactaccaccaaaaataacataaattaacaatcactggttattaatatctcttaatatcaatgcaCTCAATTCACGTACAAAAAGCTAAGGGAATGGATACAAAAGCAAGATGCATCATTCtcctgtatacaagaaacacacctcaaccttaaagacaaacattacctcagagtaaagtattgggaaaagatatctgaaatcaaatggacccaagaaacataCATGTATAGCTATCctaaaatctaacaaaataaatttcaaaataaaatcaatcagaaaagatagagaaggatacttcatactcatcacaggaaaaatccttcaagatgaaatctcaatcctaaatatctatgccccaaatatatgAGCATCTacctatgtaaaagaaacattactaaaacttaaatcacacatcaaaccccacacactaatagtaggagatttaaAACCAACTCTCTCCAGTGGACAGGTCAACCATGCAGTTGAACTAAGCAGTGAAATAAgagaacagatgtcatgactcgaatggacttaacagacatctatagaacattctacccaaacataaaaagaatgtaccttcttcACAATGCATCATAgaatcttctctaaaattgaccacatactcagtaacaaagcaaacttcaaaagataaaaaatggaataatcccctgtatcttatcagatcaccatggtttaaagttagaactcaggaacaacactaattgcagaaagcctacaaatttatggaaattgaacagtatTCAATTGAATCAC is part of the Arvicola amphibius chromosome 8, mArvAmp1.2, whole genome shotgun sequence genome and encodes:
- the LOC119821638 gene encoding transmembrane protein 126A-like, which produces MEEHKQSTIKDDLIFNIIFRKIKQLPESERFLLQHGSIYVGLNAAFSGLIANSLFRRILHVTQARLASSLPMALMPFMTASLTFTGCVSLPLNEGDLTCEACAMTRGALVGFGMGGVYPVLLAIPVNGGLAARYESSPLPQKGNFLNYWITVSKPVCRKMVFPIVLQTVFAAYLGCKQYNLLIKALQLPEPGSEIH